The following are encoded in a window of Campylobacter concisus genomic DNA:
- a CDS encoding cation diffusion facilitator family transporter, with translation MQETHSHHSHVEHGGMHIHTSNKTVLRNSFFLIFTFMIVEAVFGFVSNSLALISDAFHMLSDAAALFLSLVAFKIAEKRANLQKTFGYKRVEIIAAFINAIALIVLAVFVIVEAIIRLFNEPQIEAETMLLVSILGLVVNLVVAVYMHKSADTKENLNMKGAYLHVLGDMLGSVGAIVAALLVMKFNFTQADSIASIFVSMLIIKSGASLLKDSFNILIEAVPLKLDTDEILGVIKSVDGVRFVHDLHIWAINAGTNALIAHIVVDDELKAAEISKMIKQIEHELFHVGIGHVTLQFESENLGHKDDLICELNDEDDHCGHHH, from the coding sequence ATGCAAGAGACCCACTCTCATCACTCTCACGTCGAGCATGGCGGTATGCACATTCATACTAGCAATAAAACTGTTTTAAGAAATTCATTTTTTCTAATTTTCACGTTTATGATAGTTGAGGCCGTTTTTGGCTTCGTTTCAAACTCGCTTGCGCTTATTAGCGACGCATTTCACATGCTCTCAGACGCCGCAGCTCTTTTTTTGTCGCTGGTTGCTTTTAAGATCGCAGAAAAAAGGGCAAATTTACAAAAGACCTTTGGCTACAAAAGGGTCGAGATCATCGCAGCTTTTATAAACGCCATAGCTCTTATCGTGCTTGCTGTTTTTGTCATAGTCGAAGCGATCATTAGGCTTTTTAACGAGCCACAGATAGAGGCTGAGACGATGCTTCTTGTTAGTATTTTGGGACTTGTGGTAAATTTAGTCGTAGCTGTTTATATGCATAAAAGCGCTGATACAAAAGAAAACTTAAATATGAAAGGCGCTTATTTGCACGTGCTTGGCGACATGCTTGGCTCAGTTGGCGCCATCGTTGCAGCGCTTCTTGTGATGAAATTTAACTTCACGCAGGCCGATAGCATCGCAAGTATCTTTGTCTCGATGCTCATCATAAAAAGTGGCGCTAGCTTGCTAAAAGATAGCTTTAATATCCTGATCGAAGCGGTGCCACTTAAGCTTGATACGGATGAAATTTTAGGCGTCATTAAGAGTGTAGATGGTGTTAGGTTTGTGCACGACTTGCATATCTGGGCAATAAATGCTGGCACAAACGCACTGATCGCTCATATAGTCGTGGATGATGAACTAAAGGCGGCTGAAATTTCAAAGATGATAAAGCAGATCGAGCACGAGCTATTTCACGTAGGCATCGGCCATGTCACGCTTCAGTTTGAAAGTGAGAACCTTGGACACAAAGACGATCTCATCTGCGAGCTAAATGATGAAGATGATCACTGCGGGCATCATCACTAA
- a CDS encoding restriction endonuclease subunit S, with product MFKIQTPKRKFDANKIQFGGQYPYVARGDKNNGIRGYIDEDIQYLNDKNTISFGQDTATMFFQKDKYFTGDKIKIFIPINFNLNSNIANYIITSMRCGFSNFTWGSSSYNVEILKNVKIILPTNENGEIDYEFMENFIKAIEKLAIKDVVLWADKKIETTKKIINKA from the coding sequence TTGTTTAAAATTCAAACTCCAAAACGTAAATTTGACGCAAATAAAATTCAGTTTGGCGGACAATATCCTTATGTAGCTCGCGGAGATAAAAATAATGGAATTCGCGGATATATAGATGAAGATATACAATATTTAAATGATAAAAATACGATCAGCTTTGGTCAAGATACAGCTACAATGTTTTTTCAAAAGGACAAATATTTTACCGGTGATAAGATTAAAATTTTTATACCCATAAATTTTAACTTGAATAGCAATATAGCAAATTATATTATTACTTCAATGCGATGTGGATTTTCAAATTTTACATGGGGTAGCAGCTCTTATAATGTAGAAATTTTAAAAAATGTAAAAATTATTTTACCAACAAACGAAAACGGCGAAATCGACTACGAATTTATGGAAAATTTCATAAAAGCCATTGAAAAACTAGCCATAAAAGACGTCGTGCTTTGGGCTGACAAAAAGATAGAAACAACCAAAAAAATTATCAATAAAGCTTAG
- a CDS encoding N-6 DNA methylase, giving the protein MSKWQYENDIDDYIKAIFKNLGLKKSCDFNEKQAMTPYLKEALKGSAKTKAKENFGVPDFSLEIYDIPIIIENKFGLKKLIAKDKDKNEMKFDDNSISGYAVNGALHYARSIIASGKYHEAVAIGIAGDSEENLQICVYFVWGSSELTFKFMDNYKTLNFLENKNSFENFYKDAKLTDEDKHRFLITSREILKIYAKKLNKLMHNHNITAPQRVLYVSGMLLSMQDIKENYGLTPDDLKGSQLDNERDGIRITSRISSFLKNRKIPSEKLNLMLASFNEISKNSQRDEIDETKPNDKEVAHLLKEKSSTTKQIFTFLYRNIFQKIDGSGGESFGHIDVMGEMYSEFLKYALGDGKELGIVLTPPYITKMMAEILDINKDNRVMDLATGSAGFLISAMQIMIENANENYAKGSSEALKKIDEIKKNQLLGVELNAEMYTLAATNMILRGDGSARIEHGSAFNRPDELYSNFKADRILLNPPFTFDENGMPFIAYGLDRMAKGGLGAIIIQDSAGSGKAVKSNQQILKSHTLLASIKMPVDLFVPVAGVQTSIYIFKAHEPHDFERSVKFIDFRNDGYKRTSRSLQELDEPTQRYADIVKIYKAGRAAKVDPRLWKLDEIFVEDLITKSGSDWNFDQHKKIDAMPTLADFKKSVSDYLSWEVSQILKKDNPSRSSIVSQRIANLEREFKANGGKFEEFRLDKLFNVKSNPQLNKDSFNFSENGVYPYFTRTVLNNGIAGYVDYLDEEHKISGNSLAVGMLGMQFFYMEKDFYAGQFTKTIYPKFNYFNSKVAQYFIVLLNKNQKIYQGSLVRDFERLFYNTKILLPTLGGEINFSFMEKFIEELERERVEELDAYLAVTGLKNYKLTDVEKSTLVKFDKFNKRGG; this is encoded by the coding sequence ATGTCAAAGTGGCAGTATGAAAACGATATAGATGACTATATAAAGGCTATTTTTAAAAATTTAGGACTTAAAAAATCGTGTGATTTTAATGAAAAGCAAGCGATGACACCCTATTTAAAAGAAGCATTAAAAGGTTCAGCTAAAACCAAAGCTAAAGAAAATTTTGGGGTTCCAGATTTTAGCTTAGAAATTTATGACATTCCCATAATTATAGAAAATAAATTCGGTTTGAAAAAATTAATCGCTAAAGACAAAGATAAAAACGAGATGAAATTTGACGACAATTCCATATCAGGCTATGCTGTAAATGGCGCACTTCATTATGCTCGTTCAATAATCGCAAGTGGCAAATATCACGAAGCCGTCGCAATCGGTATTGCTGGCGATAGTGAAGAAAACCTACAAATTTGCGTATATTTTGTTTGGGGCAGTAGTGAATTGACATTTAAATTTATGGATAATTATAAAACTTTAAATTTCCTCGAAAATAAAAATAGTTTTGAAAATTTTTACAAAGATGCAAAATTAACTGATGAAGATAAACACAGATTTTTAATTACATCACGCGAAATTCTTAAAATTTATGCCAAAAAACTAAATAAGCTAATGCATAATCACAATATCACCGCTCCACAACGAGTCCTTTACGTCTCTGGGATGCTGCTTTCAATGCAAGACATAAAAGAGAACTACGGACTAACACCTGATGATTTGAAAGGTTCTCAGTTGGATAATGAGCGAGACGGTATTCGTATAACTAGTCGCATAAGCTCATTTTTAAAAAATAGAAAAATTCCGTCCGAAAAGCTAAATTTAATGCTAGCTTCCTTTAATGAAATTTCAAAAAATTCACAACGAGACGAGATAGATGAAACTAAACCAAACGACAAAGAAGTTGCACATTTATTAAAAGAAAAATCAAGCACTACCAAGCAAATTTTCACGTTTCTATATAGAAATATTTTTCAAAAGATAGATGGCTCAGGCGGTGAAAGCTTTGGGCATATCGACGTAATGGGTGAGATGTATAGCGAGTTTTTAAAATATGCTTTAGGTGATGGCAAAGAGCTTGGTATTGTGCTTACTCCACCTTATATAACTAAAATGATGGCTGAAATTCTAGATATAAACAAAGATAACCGCGTTATGGATTTAGCCACTGGAAGCGCTGGCTTTCTCATCTCTGCGATGCAAATAATGATAGAAAACGCTAATGAAAATTACGCTAAAGGAAGTAGTGAAGCTCTAAAAAAGATAGATGAGATCAAAAAAAATCAGCTTCTAGGCGTGGAGCTAAATGCCGAAATGTATACTCTTGCGGCTACTAATATGATATTGCGTGGTGACGGTTCAGCTCGAATAGAACACGGCAGTGCATTTAATCGCCCAGATGAGCTTTACTCAAATTTTAAAGCCGATAGAATTTTGCTAAATCCACCATTTACATTTGATGAAAATGGTATGCCATTTATTGCTTATGGGCTTGATAGGATGGCAAAAGGCGGGCTTGGCGCCATAATCATCCAAGATAGTGCAGGTAGCGGCAAAGCTGTGAAATCAAATCAACAAATTTTAAAATCCCACACTTTACTAGCAAGTATAAAAATGCCAGTCGATCTTTTTGTGCCAGTCGCGGGAGTTCAAACGAGTATTTATATTTTTAAAGCACACGAACCACACGACTTCGAACGCTCTGTTAAATTTATAGACTTTAGAAATGACGGTTATAAAAGAACTTCTCGCTCATTACAGGAGCTAGACGAACCTACGCAAAGATACGCTGATATAGTTAAAATTTATAAAGCTGGCAGAGCCGCAAAAGTAGATCCAAGGCTTTGGAAATTAGACGAAATTTTTGTCGAGGATTTGATAACAAAAAGTGGCTCTGATTGGAATTTTGATCAGCATAAGAAGATCGATGCGATGCCGACGCTAGCTGATTTTAAAAAGAGCGTAAGCGACTATCTAAGCTGGGAAGTGTCGCAAATTTTAAAAAAGGATAATCCCAGTAGAAGCAGTATTGTAAGTCAACGAATTGCAAATTTAGAACGAGAATTTAAAGCAAATGGCGGGAAATTTGAGGAATTTAGGCTTGATAAATTATTTAATGTGAAGTCAAATCCACAACTAAATAAAGATAGTTTTAATTTTTCCGAGAATGGAGTTTATCCATATTTCACAAGAACAGTTTTAAATAATGGTATTGCAGGCTATGTCGATTATTTGGATGAGGAGCATAAAATATCAGGCAATTCACTGGCGGTTGGAATGCTTGGAATGCAGTTTTTTTATATGGAAAAGGATTTTTACGCAGGGCAGTTTACTAAAACTATTTATCCAAAATTTAATTATTTTAATAGCAAGGTGGCTCAATATTTTATAGTTCTTTTAAATAAAAATCAAAAAATTTATCAAGGCAGTTTAGTTAGAGATTTTGAAAGACTTTTCTATAATACAAAAATCCTCTTGCCGACGCTAGGCGGCGAGATAAATTTTTCCTTTATGGAAAAATTTATCGAAGAACTCGAGCGCGAACGCGTCGAAGAACTCGACGCGTATCTCGCGGTAACTGGACTTAAAAATTACAAGCTAACTGATGTCGAAAAATCTACACTCGTTAAATTTGATAAATTTAATAAACGGGGGGGGTAG